From a single Phocoena sinus isolate mPhoSin1 chromosome 1, mPhoSin1.pri, whole genome shotgun sequence genomic region:
- the RPF1 gene encoding ribosome production factor 1, whose translation MAKAGAKSGGSGNKGLKRKAATEEPQEAAVAEDGTTESRVQPSKAAAFPPGFSVSEIKNKQRRHLMFTRWKQQQRKEKLAAKKKLKKEREALGDKAPPKPIPKTIDNQRVYDETTVDPNDEEVAYDEATDEFASYFNRQTSPKILITTSDRPHGRTVRLCEQLSTVIPNSHVYYRRGLALKKIIPQCISRDFTDLIVINEDRKIPNGLILSHLPNGPTAHFKMSSVRLRKEIKRRGKDPTEHIPEIILNNFTTRLGHSVGRMFASLFPHNPQFIGRQVATFHNQRDYIFFRFHRYIFKSEKKVGIQELGPRFTLKLRSLQKGTFDSKYGEYEWVHKPREMDTSRRKFHL comes from the exons ATGGCGAAGGCCGGGGCAAAGAGCGGCGGCAGCGGAAACAAAGGCTTGAAACGCAAAGCTGCTACTGAAGAACCTCAGGAGGCTGCAGTCGCTGAGGATGGGACGACGGAAAGTAGGGTCCAACCCTCGAAGGCGGCTGCCTTTCCTCCAGGCTTCAGCGTTTCGGAGATTAAGAACAAACAGCGGCGACACTTAATGTTCACGCGGTGGAAACAGCAGCAGCGGAAG GAAAAGTTGGCAgctaagaaaaaacttaaaaaagagagagaggctcTTGGTGATAAG gcTCCACCAAAGCCTATACCGAAGACCATTGACAACCAGCGAGTATATGATGAAACCACAGTAGACCCTAATGATGAAGAG gttGCTTATGATGAAGCTACGGATGAATTTGCTTCTTACTTCAACAGACAAACTTCTCCCAAGATTCTCATCACTACATCAGATAGACCTCATGGG agAACAGTACGACTCTGTGAACAGCTCTCCACAGTTATACCAAACTCACATGTTTATTACAGAAGAGGACTGgctctgaaaaaaattattccacaGTGCATCTCAAGAGATTTCACAGACCTCATTGTTATTAATGAAGATCGTAAAATACCAA ATGGATTAATTCTGAGTCACTTGCCAAATGGCCCAactgctcattttaaaatgagcagtGTTCGTCTGCGTAAAGAGATTAAG AGAAGAGGCAAGGACCCCACAGAACACAtacctgaaataattttaaacaattttacaaCACGGCTGGGTCATTCTGTTGGACGTATGTTTGCATCTCTCTTTCCCCATAATCCTCAATTCATTGGAAGGCAGGTTGCCACATTCCACAATCAACGGGATTATATCTTCTTCagatttcacag ATACATATTCAAGAGTGAAAAGAAAGTGGGAATTCAGGAACTTGGACCACGTTTTACCTTAAAATTAAGATCTCTTCAGAAAGGAACCTTTGATTCTAAATATGGAGAATATGAATGGGTACATAAG ccCCGGGAAATGGATACAAGtagaagaaaattccatttataa